The following coding sequences lie in one Rhodohalobacter barkolensis genomic window:
- a CDS encoding GIY-YIG nuclease family protein: protein MKCYYTYIITNRKSGTIYTGMTNDLAVRIYQHKQKLVPGFSKKYNLNKLVWFEEHRTPQDAIDREKQIKGWKRYKKIALIEEMNPQWMDLYKGLF, encoded by the coding sequence ATGAAATGTTACTACACATATATCATTACAAATCGAAAGAGTGGCACTATTTATACAGGTATGACGAATGATCTTGCAGTCAGAATTTATCAACACAAACAAAAACTAGTTCCCGGGTTTAGTAAAAAGTATAATTTAAATAAGCTTGTCTGGTTTGAAGAACATCGTACGCCTCAAGATGCGATTGACCGGGAGAAGCAGATTAAAGGTTGGAAGAGATATAAAAAAATTGCGTTGATAGAGGAGATGAATCCCCAATGGATGGATCTTTATAAGGGGTTGTTTTGA